The genomic interval cacacaccacaccacacacacacacactcacacactcacacacacacacacacacacacacacacacacacacacacacacaccacaccacaccacaccacaccacacacacacacacactcacacacacacacacacacacacacacacacacacacacacacacacacacaccacaccacacacacacacacacacacacacacacacacacacacacacacacacacacacacacacaggctaatcAGAACCAACAATTGGAAGACTGCATGATTAAGGACATTATTATTAGGCTACCCCAGCTGTCAACTGGCACAGACGGTTGGTTTAGTAACAATGCCATCCATGTTTCTACTCCAGAAGATTTTACACTACTGCTCATTAGGCCTACTGCAATTTGTTCAACTGAAACAAATAGTAAAGCATGTAAATACCGTAGATACGATGGTAAGCCTAGAGATGTAATCAATGTCCTTACAACTTTTCCCTGAACTTAAGCTATATCTTAAGTGCTGTGCGTTATATGTCTCAGCAAATACTATTCTCTGAATCTTCATTTCCTTACATGACACTTTCACTCTTAGATGAAGGGTCAGACCAGGCACTTCAGGGCCTCCTTCACAGATAGATATTGCTCTAGGACTTGATTGATAAACCCTTGGCCAactcctctgtatctctccctccctcctcaacaTATGTATCCCCTCCTCAGTGTGTTGTGTAATGACATCCTGGGTCTGAAGGTGGCAGGAGATCCGGTTCTGACCCCTAACTCTGTCTGCCTGCGGCTGGCGGGCCTGAGCAAGCGTCAGATTCGTCTGTGTGTGCAAAGCCCCGACGTGACGGCCTCTGCACTGCAGGGCATCCAGGTCATAGAGATATAGTATACAATTCACAGCTtttttttaaaaaaacaacatttaaccATATTTCATTAGGCTCTAAATGAAAGATgaccaagatggccaccatttcAGTCACGCTACCAGGATACGAATGTCCATTCTAGTGTTGCATTTCATTCTATGATGCAGGTGGCCATCCACGAGTGCCAGCACCAGCTCAGAGACCAGCGGTGGAACTGTTCTGCTCTGGAGAGCCACAGCAAGCTGCCCCACCAGAGTGCCATCCTCAACAgaggtgagagacacacagaggagcGCAGCGCAAAAAGGTTGGgaatagggccaggagttttttggTGACTTGGTGATTtgatcaggaaaaactccagaCCACAAACCCTGGCCAGGAGAATCTCTAGGCTCCAGGTGGGGACAGTAGACAAATGTATTGTTATGCTTATAGAATAAGAATGATGACAGGTTAATGAAGTTCTCCTGTGGTATTTAGATTACACCCAGCATGATGACATCTTGACtatgatgtgtctgtctgtccttgtcCCCCAGGCTTCAGGGAGAGtgccttctctctgtccctgctggcAGCGGGCGTGGCCCACTCCGTGGCTTCCGCCTGCAGCCTAGGCAAGCTCCGGGGCTGCGGCTGCGAGGCCAAGCGTCGACTGGACGAGGATAAGATTCGCCTCAAACTCACCCAGCTGCAGCTGCAGACCCTCCAGAGGGGAGGAGCCAGAGTGGGCATGGGAgtgggtggtggaggaggggcacACCCCCAGGAGATCAGAGATGTGCCAGCCAGCCTGCGTTCTGGTTctacccacccctcctccctcctcaagcCCCTACCAGAGGACCTCAGCCCCCTGCAGGAGGCCTGGGAGTGGGGGGGCTGTAGCCATGACGCCCGCTTCGGGGAGAGATTCTCCAGGGATTGGTTGGACTCCCGGGGCTCCCCGCGGGATATCCACGCCCGCATGAGGATCCACAACAACAGGGTTGGCCGGCAGGTGAGCAGAGTCTTGTATATTTCGTATCAAGATGATAACTGCAGATAAGAGTCGGGCTCTCATTTGTTGAAGGTTTACCAATGGAATTCATCAAGTTTTCTAACTTTCTTGGAATTGGATATTAAATTGAACCAATTAGCTATCAATGTTTATAACAGATTTATAAACTATCTATAAGCTACATGTATgaaccattttaaaaacatttataatTGTTACCCTACTACATTGTAATCA from Oncorhynchus tshawytscha isolate Ot180627B linkage group LG22, Otsh_v2.0, whole genome shotgun sequence carries:
- the wnt10b gene encoding protein Wnt-10b yields the protein MEISHQLRWDQVLILAATLMSPAITVLCNDILGLKVAGDPVLTPNSVCLRLAGLSKRQIRLCVQSPDVTASALQGIQVAIHECQHQLRDQRWNCSALESHSKLPHQSAILNRGFRESAFSLSLLAAGVAHSVASACSLGKLRGCGCEAKRRLDEDKIRLKLTQLQLQTLQRGGARVGMGVGGGGGAHPQEIRDVPASLRSGSTHPSSLLKPLPEDLSPLQEAWEWGGCSHDARFGERFSRDWLDSRGSPRDIHARMRIHNNRVGRQLVTDNMKRKCTCHGTSGSCQFKTCWYVSPEFRLLGSLLRDKFLSAIFINSQNKNNGVFNPRVAAGNGASNGVRNGAEGPTGSGGAGSPNNGGRRRSGVSRELVYFEKSPDFCDRETSLDSLGTRGRICNKTSHSMDSCGSLCCGRGHNILKQTRSERCHCRFHWCCYVLCEECRVTEWVNVCK